The Nocardia sp. NBC_00508 nucleotide sequence ACAGGCATTCTCCGCGTTGTTGTGGTCCCCGGGTGCCCGCGCCTACTACGACCGGCAGCGAGCCCGCGGCGTCGGCCACAACCCCGCCCTGCGCCAGCTCGCCAACCGACTCGTCGGCATCCTGCACGGCTGCCTCAAAACCGGCACCCACTACAACGAGGCCACCGCCTGGCCTCACCTGGGCGAGAAGGCTATTGCTTGACATTCAAGCCTCCTGGGATGTCTTTCTGGATTTTGATCGGATTTCGTGATACGGAGCGGTCTTACCGCTGCTCGATGCGGCGACGCTCGAACGCCTCGAACTCTTCGGCGAGAACGGGCACGCCGATATTGCATGCGTGAATGCCCAGCACGCTGGTCAATTCGAGCACCGCGAGGATCTCTTCACGGGAGACCCCGAGCTCGAGAGCCGCACGGATATGCCGGCGCACCCCCGGGGAATACATATGAGTACACGCGGCGTCGACCGCGATACTCAACAACTCGATGAACTGTGGAGTCAGTACGCCACGGCGGATCGGGAGCGAACCCATCGACATGAACTGCTCGGTCCATTCCGGGTCCCACTCATGCAGCTGGTCCCACAACGGGTTCCACGTACCTCCCGCTCGCATGGCATCGACGGTCGGCGTGGACGGGGACGGAGGTGGGGACTGGATGGTCACGGCAGGCAACTCCTCGCGCTTCGTTGAACGTGATATCGGTCACGGTATGCGCACGGATGTGGCGCTGCTTGACAGTATGGGTCAGTTTATTTGACAATTTGGGACGACGAGAGGGTGTGCGACTATGGCGACGATGGTGCGCAGTGCCGTACTGTCCGGCTACGTCGACCTGGCTTTATCGCTCGGAGTGGACCCGATGCTGCTGTTGCGATCGGTCGGCATCGGTCCGGCGGGACTCGCCGCCAGCGACACCTGGTTACCCGCCGCCGCGGTCGGCCAACTCCTGGAACGCTCCGCCCTCGAGACCCACTGCGACGACTTCGGGCTACGCCTCGCTCAGCGGCGCGGTTTGTCCAATCTCGGCCCGGTCGCCCTCGTCGCCCGCGAAGAACCCGACATCCGCAGCGCGATGTACATCGCGCTGCGCTACGTCACCCTGCACAATGAAGCACTGCGCACCCGGATCGCCGAAACCAACAGCCTGACCACCATCCACATTCAACCGGCTCCCGGGATCTCGCTCGGCCGGCAGTCCATCGAACTCGCCGTCGGCGCGACCTGCCGGATCCTGCGCGAATTCCTGGGCCACGCGTGGCATCCGATATCGGTCTGCTTCACCCACGCCGCACCGGCCGAGCTGGACACCCATCGCCAGATTCTCGGTCCCTCAATAGAATTCGACCAGGACTTCGACGGCATCGTCTGCTACTCCCGCGACCTCGACGCGCCCAACCCGCTCGCGGACGCCCTGCTTCGCCCCTACGCTCGCCAATACCTCCGAACACTCGCCCCGTCGGGCGAATCCACCGCCGACCAAGTCCGCGCCCTCATCGAATCCATGCTTCCCACCCAACGCTGCTCGGCCGCCACTGTCGCCGACAGACTCGGCATGGACCGCCGCACCCTGCACCGACACCTCGTCCGCTCAGGGGAAACATTCACCACCATCCTCGATACCACCCGCCTCGACCTCGCCCACCGCTACCTCACCCGCGACGATCGCACCCTCACCGACATCGCCACCGAACTCGGATTCTCCGAACTCAGCGCCTTCTCACGATGGTTCCGGCATCACACTGGTCACAGCCCCAGCCGATCCAGAGACCGATAACGGACCGCAAGAACGCCACCGTGGTGCGCCGGGTAGCGCTGGGAATCATGATCAACACGCCGAGCCCGCGTCGACCGGAGCGCCGCCGAGTCTCATGCCGATCGGCCTGCGGCAGTGTTGGTTTGATGCAGCCGCGGGTGCGGACCGCGGACCATCGCCTAACGCGTTGGCGCGGTGCCCCGATGGAGTAAGCGAGCGTGCGACGGCACGGTCGGAACAGAATCGAGGCACGATGAACCACGCAGTTCGGATGGGTGCACTGGTCGTCGCTGCGGCGGCGCTGGTCGCAGGCTGCAACAGCATCGATGACACTGCGACGCCTGCGCCGACTTCCCAGGGGGCGACCCGTCCCACGGAATCTCAGGTTCCGGGGGCAAGCCGAGCACCCGATGTGCCCGGGACGGTAACGCAGGCGCCTACGGTGACCCAGCCGCCCGCACAGCCCGATCCGCCCGCACCGGTAACGACCGTGACCGCCCCCTCCTCGGCCGAGGGTATCGGCAGCGCTGGCCGCTGCATCGACCCCACGTCGGCGGGTGTACAGAGCGCGCTGGCCGGGCTGGGCGACGGATGGGTAGCCGAGCACGCGTCCGCGGACCGGCCGGGTAGCTGCGGACAACTGCTGTGGGTGAGCGCCGCGGGTGGAATGTCCGCGGGCGCCCCGATCCATGTGCTGTTCTTCCACGACGGAAAGTACCTGGGTACAGCCACTTCCGAGCCGTATGCCTTCACCTACGTAGCGGGCTCGAACGGCAACTCGGTCACCGTCGAATACAAATGGTTGGTCGCCGACGAGCCGTTCGCCGCACCCCAGGGCGGTCCCGTAGCGATCACCTACACCTGGACGGGTTCGCGCGTCACGATGAGTGAACCTCTTCCGACGGAGGTCACCCAGCCGCACCGGTAGCGCAACCGCGCTTCGCCGACCGTGGTGTTCGTCCCGACCCGCGGTCATCGAATTCCATGGTCAGGGCGAACGGGATCATGGTGCCGCGGCAAACCGCTGGCCAAGCGTCTGCCCACGCCGACCGAGCACGGCTGGTCGAATTCGTGACGGCTTCGGCGACGGCTCTGCTGGCAGTCGCTGAAGCTCGGTCAGGCTATGGCGCGTGGGGCCCGATCTCGGCCAGGTAGCCGCGCAACGCACGTTTCGCTTCGCGGATCAATGCGGCGCGCTCGGGATCGTCGGCTGCCACGACGGCGCTCATCATCGCCCGGACGATCTGCACCGCGACGATCGCACTGGTCCTGCGTTCGGTGTCCGACAGTTCGGGGGACCGGGCGGCGATCACGGCCTCGACCCGTCCGACCACCGCATCCTGTAGAGGCTTGGTCCGCTGCGCGAGGCCGGCCGGCATGTCGGTGTTGCCGAACAGTGCTTTGGCGCCCGGGTTCGCCACGTTGAACGCGATGATCGGGTCGAGCATCCGGTCGACGAGCTCATCGAGGGACAGTTCGGTGACGTCGCCGAGATCGAAGGCCGATGAGTGCGCCGCGCGGAACGATTCCACCAGCCTGGTCGACAGCGCCTCGGCGATCGCCTCCTTGTTCGCGAAGAACTGATACAGCGAGCCAGGTGACACTCCGGCCCGCGCTGCGATGGCGTTCGTCGATGTCGCCTCGTATCCGAGCTCACCGAACAATGCCAGTGCCGCATCGAGGATTTCGGCCATGCGCTGCTTTCCGCGCTCCTGGCGGCGAACCGAACGGGTCTGGGACACGGCTCCTCCATTGACAAATACGAGCAACCTCTCGTATTTTCGAAAACGCGAGACATCTCTCGTATTCGTGAACGCTAGCAGACGCTACGGAGTCGCCCATGTCCGCACTACATCGGTTCGGCACTGTCCTCGCGCACCGACCCCGGCCCGTCCTCGTCGCCGGTCTGTTGCTCGCCATCGCGCTCGCGCTGATCGGCGCAGGCGCGATGCGCGATCTGGTGCTCAGCCGCTGGGAGGCGCCCGGCACCGAATCGGTCCGCGCACACGAGTTGTTGCAGCGCGAATTCCACACGGGCAATGCCAATCTGATCCTGCTCGTCACCGCTGCCGACGGCGCCGTGGACGACACCGACGTCGCCGCGGCGGGTACCGGCCTCACCGAGGAACTGCGCGGCGAACGTTCCGTCACCGACGCGTGGTCGTATTGGACCGAACGAGGTGACCCGACGATGCGCAGCGCCGACGGACGCCACGCGGTGGTCCTCGCCCACGTCGCAGGTGACGCGACCAGCGCGAGGGCCGAGATCGGCAAGCGGCTGCTGCCGATGTTCACCCGTGCGAACGACACCGTCCAGGTCCGCGTCGCCGGAGCCGAAGCGACGTCCGGTCAGATCAGCGCGCAGGCGGCACAGGACTTCCTCCGCGCCGAAGCGATCATCCTTCCGCTGATGTTGCTGCTGCTTCTTGCGCTGTACCGCAGGATCCGGCTCGCGCTGTGCACACTCGGCGTCGGCGTGTTCGCGGTGTTCGCGACACTTGCCGCGCTTCGCGGGGTGGCCGTGTTCACCGAAGTGTCGACGTTCGCGGCCAACATCACACTGGTGATGGGCATCGGCCTCGGTGTGGACTACAGCCTGTTCATCATCGCCCGATTCCGTGAGGAACTCACCAACGGCGCAACGGTTTCCCATGCGGTCGTCACCGCGGTGCGGACGGCAGGGCGAACCGTGATCTTCAGTGGCTGCACCGTCGCGGCGGCGCTCGCCGTGCTGCTGGTCTTCCCGTACCCGTTCCTGCGCTCGTTCGCCTACGCCGGGGTGCTCGTGGTTCTGATGGCCTCGTTCGGTGCGCTGGTGCTGCTGCCTGCCGCGCTGGCGGTTATCGGTCGGCGCGCGCTGCCGCGCCGACCTCGTCCCGCCCCCACGGAACAGGGTTTTTGGTACCGGTTCGGCGACATGATCATGCGTCATCCGATCCGATTCGCGACCGCGGGACTCCTGCTGGTCGCCGTCCTCGCCGCGCCCGCGTTCGGCCTGCGCATCGGACTGCCTGACGACCGGGTGCTGCCGCCGAGCGCGTCGACGCGGCAGACCTACGACGACCTGCGGGCCAACTTCGCCACCGAGGCCAACGACGCGATCCAATTCGTCGCACCCCGCGACCGATCCACCGGTCTCGACGAGGTCGGCCGTTATGCCGCCGAGCTGTCCCGTATCGACGGTGTGGCACAGGTGAATTCGACGGCTGGAGTCTATGTCGACGGCCAACGGATGCGGGACGCTGCACGACCGGAACGGCTCTACAGCGACACCGGCACCCGCCTGGAAGCGGTACCGACGCGCGAGATGCTCATGAACACCACAGTTCCCCGGTTTCTCGCGGAGCTGCGGGCGGTCCCCGCTCCATTCGGCGAAGTGCTCGTCGGCGGATACCCTGCCGAACTCACCGACTTCCGCTCGGTGTTGACCGAACGGATCCCGCTGGTCGTTGTCCTCATCGCCGCAGTCACCTTCGCGGTGTTGTTCGTGATGTCGGGCAGCATCCTGATCCCGGTGAAGGCGATCGTGCTGAACCTGCTGAGTCTGGCGGTGATGTTCGGTGCGCTGGTGTTCGTCTTCCAGAACGGCGCCTTCGCGTCACTGCTCGGGTTCACGCCGATCGGCACGCTCGATCCCGCCTTCCCGATCCTGCTGTTCTGCGTCGCCTATGGGCTGTCGATGGACTACGAGGTGTTCCTGCTTTCCCGGATCACCGAGCGCTACCACGCCACCGGCGACAACCGCCGGGCGGTGCTGGACGGACTGCAGCGCAGCGCCCCACTGGTGACGGCGGCCGCGGTCATCCTGGCCGGATCGTTCTCGCTCTACGCCACCGGTCGTGTCATGTACCTGCAGATGCTCGGGGTCGGCATCGCGGTGGCGATCGTCGTCGACGCCACCGTCATCCGGGCGATTCTGGTACCGGCATTCATGCGACTGGCCGGTCGCGCCAACTGGTGGGCGCCCGCACCGATGCAGCGCTTCGCGCGTCGCCTGGATTTGCACGGCGAGGTGACCAGCAGGCCGTCCCTGATGGAACGGTCCGCCGATCCGGCACGGAACTAGCACCGGCAAGGCCTGTTATGCACCGACTGCTTCCGCCGCGCAGTCGGCGCAGTACGCCGAGCGGACTGCTATTTCGTCTGGTAGGGCGCTGGAATCTAATCTCGACGAATCTGGTCGAGCCCTTGTATTGCGGAAGCAAGTCTTCCGCAATGGTCGCCAGAGTGGTTCTCATGACGAACACGACGCAGATCCGGCCTTTTCGTATCGACATTCCGCAGAGCGACCTGGATGAGTTGCGAGAGAGGCTGAGCCGCACGCGCTTTCCGCACGTGGTGCCTGGTACCGAGGGGGATTGGGGGCGGGGGATCGCGCCGCGATACCTGCGGGAGTTGGTGGAGTATTGGCGCGACGGGTTCGACTGGCGGCCGCAGGAGGAGCGGCTGAACGCCTATGACCAGTTCACCACCGAGATCGACGGGCAGACCATTCACTTCTTCCACGTCCGCTCGCCCGAGCCGGAGGCGATTCCACTGTTGATCACCCACGGCTACCCGGGGTCGGTGGTGGAGTTCTCCGAGCTGATCGGGCCGCTGACCGATCCGCGGTCCTACGGCGGTGATCCGGCGGACGCGTTTCATGTGGTGATCCCGTCGCTGCCCGGGTTCGGGTTCTCCACGCCGCTGGCTTCGACGGGCTGGGAACTGGCGCGCACGACCGAGGCGTTCGCGGAGTTGATGAGCAGGCTCGGCTACGAGAAGTTCGTGGCGCAGGGCGGCGATGTCGGCGCCGGAGTCACCGGTCGGCTGGCCGCGCTGTATCCGGAGCGGGTCGTCGCGACGCATATCAATAGCGATCAAGGCATGCTGGGGTTGGTGGGTGAGCAGCTTCCGATGCCGGACGGACTCACCGATGACGAACTCGCCGAGATCGACGTCGCGCGGGCCGAGTGGGCGCAGCAGCAGGGATACCTGGTGTTGCAGAACACCCAGCCGAACGTGATCGCCGCCGCGCTCACCGACTCGCCGGTCGCACAGCTCGGCTGGATCGCGGAGAAGTTCCAGATCTGGACCGATCCCGCGCGTCCGGAAGACGCGGCGATCGATCGTGACCTGCTGCTGACCAACATCAGCATCTACTGGTTCACCCGCAGCGGCGCCTCCGCAGCTCAATTCCTCTGGGAGACCGCGCATTCCGGGATGGCTTGGGTCGCGGCCTCGGGCGTGCCGCAGGGCTGGGCGGTCTTCAACACGCATCCGCTGATGCGCCGCGTGATGAACCCGGACGGCCGCATCGAGCACTTCAGTGAATACGCCGAGGGCGGGCACTTCGCCGCGGTTGAGGAACCGGAACTCTTCCTGGCGGACGTGCGCGCGTTCTTCCGCGAATATCGCGGGTAGCGGCCAGAAGGGCGGCGGCGCGACCCGATCGCGTCGCCGCCGCGTAGCGCAAGCGCATTCTACGTCCGGACGCGTAGTGGCGAACCGTTCCGCGGTCGGATGTCCCCGCCGGTCGGCGCGCCTACGGTGCTCGATATGACGTGGAACGAGATGAGTCAGAGCAAGTTCGTCCTGCTGACCACCTACAAGAAGGACGGAACGCCGGTCGGCACGCCCGTCTGGGTGGCGCCGGACGGCGACCGGATCGTCGTCTGGACCGATCCGAAGACGTGGAAGGTCAAGCGGATCCGCCGCAATCCGGACGTCACGCTGCAGATCTGCGACGGACGCGGCCGCCCGAAGGCGGAGGAGGTCTTGGCGGGCAACGCCCGGATCCTCGATGCGGACGGCACACAGCGGGTTCGCGACGTGGTCGCGGACAAATACGGGGTGATCGGCAAGCTCGCCATTCGCGGACACAAGCTGCTGCGCGGCGCGGATGCGTCGGTTGGCATCGCTATCGATCAGAAGGCGCTGCCTTAGGCCGATTCGGCAAGTCCCGCCGAGCGCCAGATGTCCGCGAGATCGTCGAGCGGCAGCGCGAGCACCTGGCTGAGCGACACAACGGTGCCGAAGGCGGGGGAGGGAAGCCTGCCGGTCTCGATCTTGCGCAATGTCTCCGGTGAAATACCCGCCGCCTGTGCGACGTCGCCGAGATCACGGTCGG carries:
- a CDS encoding carboxymuconolactone decarboxylase family protein, giving the protein MRAGGTWNPLWDQLHEWDPEWTEQFMSMGSLPIRRGVLTPQFIELLSIAVDAACTHMYSPGVRRHIRAALELGVSREEILAVLELTSVLGIHACNIGVPVLAEEFEAFERRRIEQR
- a CDS encoding AraC family transcriptional regulator, which gives rise to MATMVRSAVLSGYVDLALSLGVDPMLLLRSVGIGPAGLAASDTWLPAAAVGQLLERSALETHCDDFGLRLAQRRGLSNLGPVALVAREEPDIRSAMYIALRYVTLHNEALRTRIAETNSLTTIHIQPAPGISLGRQSIELAVGATCRILREFLGHAWHPISVCFTHAAPAELDTHRQILGPSIEFDQDFDGIVCYSRDLDAPNPLADALLRPYARQYLRTLAPSGESTADQVRALIESMLPTQRCSAATVADRLGMDRRTLHRHLVRSGETFTTILDTTRLDLAHRYLTRDDRTLTDIATELGFSELSAFSRWFRHHTGHSPSRSRDR
- a CDS encoding LppP/LprE family lipoprotein gives rise to the protein MNHAVRMGALVVAAAALVAGCNSIDDTATPAPTSQGATRPTESQVPGASRAPDVPGTVTQAPTVTQPPAQPDPPAPVTTVTAPSSAEGIGSAGRCIDPTSAGVQSALAGLGDGWVAEHASADRPGSCGQLLWVSAAGGMSAGAPIHVLFFHDGKYLGTATSEPYAFTYVAGSNGNSVTVEYKWLVADEPFAAPQGGPVAITYTWTGSRVTMSEPLPTEVTQPHR
- a CDS encoding TetR/AcrR family transcriptional regulator, whose amino-acid sequence is MSQTRSVRRQERGKQRMAEILDAALALFGELGYEATSTNAIAARAGVSPGSLYQFFANKEAIAEALSTRLVESFRAAHSSAFDLGDVTELSLDELVDRMLDPIIAFNVANPGAKALFGNTDMPAGLAQRTKPLQDAVVGRVEAVIAARSPELSDTERRTSAIVAVQIVRAMMSAVVAADDPERAALIREAKRALRGYLAEIGPHAP
- a CDS encoding MMPL family transporter, with translation MSALHRFGTVLAHRPRPVLVAGLLLAIALALIGAGAMRDLVLSRWEAPGTESVRAHELLQREFHTGNANLILLVTAADGAVDDTDVAAAGTGLTEELRGERSVTDAWSYWTERGDPTMRSADGRHAVVLAHVAGDATSARAEIGKRLLPMFTRANDTVQVRVAGAEATSGQISAQAAQDFLRAEAIILPLMLLLLLALYRRIRLALCTLGVGVFAVFATLAALRGVAVFTEVSTFAANITLVMGIGLGVDYSLFIIARFREELTNGATVSHAVVTAVRTAGRTVIFSGCTVAAALAVLLVFPYPFLRSFAYAGVLVVLMASFGALVLLPAALAVIGRRALPRRPRPAPTEQGFWYRFGDMIMRHPIRFATAGLLLVAVLAAPAFGLRIGLPDDRVLPPSASTRQTYDDLRANFATEANDAIQFVAPRDRSTGLDEVGRYAAELSRIDGVAQVNSTAGVYVDGQRMRDAARPERLYSDTGTRLEAVPTREMLMNTTVPRFLAELRAVPAPFGEVLVGGYPAELTDFRSVLTERIPLVVVLIAAVTFAVLFVMSGSILIPVKAIVLNLLSLAVMFGALVFVFQNGAFASLLGFTPIGTLDPAFPILLFCVAYGLSMDYEVFLLSRITERYHATGDNRRAVLDGLQRSAPLVTAAAVILAGSFSLYATGRVMYLQMLGVGIAVAIVVDATVIRAILVPAFMRLAGRANWWAPAPMQRFARRLDLHGEVTSRPSLMERSADPARN
- a CDS encoding epoxide hydrolase family protein, with the translated sequence MTNTTQIRPFRIDIPQSDLDELRERLSRTRFPHVVPGTEGDWGRGIAPRYLRELVEYWRDGFDWRPQEERLNAYDQFTTEIDGQTIHFFHVRSPEPEAIPLLITHGYPGSVVEFSELIGPLTDPRSYGGDPADAFHVVIPSLPGFGFSTPLASTGWELARTTEAFAELMSRLGYEKFVAQGGDVGAGVTGRLAALYPERVVATHINSDQGMLGLVGEQLPMPDGLTDDELAEIDVARAEWAQQQGYLVLQNTQPNVIAAALTDSPVAQLGWIAEKFQIWTDPARPEDAAIDRDLLLTNISIYWFTRSGASAAQFLWETAHSGMAWVAASGVPQGWAVFNTHPLMRRVMNPDGRIEHFSEYAEGGHFAAVEEPELFLADVRAFFREYRG
- a CDS encoding PPOX class F420-dependent oxidoreductase; this translates as MTWNEMSQSKFVLLTTYKKDGTPVGTPVWVAPDGDRIVVWTDPKTWKVKRIRRNPDVTLQICDGRGRPKAEEVLAGNARILDADGTQRVRDVVADKYGVIGKLAIRGHKLLRGADASVGIAIDQKALP
- a CDS encoding helix-turn-helix transcriptional regulator gives rise to the protein MVRLPLTPAQIDAGRRLGAALRSARADRDLGDVAQAAGISPETLRKIETGRLPSPAFGTVVSLSQVLALPLDDLADIWRSAGLAESA